One segment of Neodiprion fabricii isolate iyNeoFabr1 chromosome 1, iyNeoFabr1.1, whole genome shotgun sequence DNA contains the following:
- the LOC124185465 gene encoding odorant receptor 49b-like isoform X2, producing the protein MKVVGFWYAETKREKGILVATLIYTVAALIFAIAVVGVDLYHIWGDLYEVTEVLAAVIPKNFWNVKYDNFSQRILKQCEKRSIIVLGSMTFTVQGTVISYLIKPLIENYRLNGTDRVLPFRLYVDLPLSVTPYYEITYLIESLSTIHTGIVFLCFDNLLSIFNVHVVAQFKILQHRLETLCDECVHHVSDGIPVTRDPHVAANEKYSEDIIGKNVILKTPTDCVKSRIQENHADLGKTVNDKLKACVKHHLFLFDYIERLEHVFNRMLICQIGVTSCLICFAGFETFLAGRPVFIFHFLGGVFQTLIFTWTCNEISLESAKVGEATFRSKWYLMPTSEAGTSLRNSLMLITIRSRRNCCLTAGKFHAISLQTFTNIMRTNLSYLSVLRQMSEET; encoded by the exons ATGAAGGTTGTTGGTTTTTGGTACGCTGAAACGAAACGTGAAAAAGGGATCCTCGTCGCTACTCTGATTTATACAGTAGCGGCACTTATTTTCGCCATTGCCGTTGTGGGGGTTGATTTATACCATATTTGGGGTGATCTTTAC GAGGTCACGGAAGTTCTCGCCGCCGTCATTCCG AAAAACTTCTGGAATGTAAAATACGACAATTTTAGCCAGCGTATACTAAAGCAATGCGAAAAAAGGAGCATCATTGTGCTGGGCAGCATGACCTTTACTGTTCAAGGAACGGTGATCTCTTACTTGATAAAGCCGTTGATCG AAAACTACAGGTTAAATGGCACCGATAGAGTACTGCCGTTCAGGCTTTACGTCGATTTGCCTTTATCTGTGACACCGTACTACGAAATTACTTACTTGATTGAG AGCCTGTCTACCATACATACGGGAATTGTTTTCCTCTGCTTCGACAACTTGCTGAGTATATTCAACGTACACGTCGTTGCacaattcaaaattttgcagCATAGATTAGAGACGTTGTGTGATGAATGTGTACACCATGTAAGTGATGGGATTCCAGTGACTCGGGATCCTCATGTAGcagcgaatgaaaaatattcggaGGACATTATTGGCAAAAACGTTATTTTGAAAACACCGACCGATTGTGTAAAATCTAGAATACAGGAAAACCATGCGGATCTCGGTAAAACAGTGAACGATAAGTTGAAGGCATGCGTAAAGCACCATTTATTCCTGTTCGATTACATCGAAAGACTGGAACACGTCTTCAATCGGATGCTTATTTGTCAGATAGGAGTGACTAGTTGCCTCATATGCTTCGCAggattcgaaacttttttg GCTGGACGCCcggtattcatttttcactttttgggGGGTGTCTTCCAAACCCTTATTTTTACTTGGACCTGCAACGAAATAAGCCTCGAAAGTGCGAAAGTTGGCGAAGCTACATTTCGGTCCAAGTGGTACTTGATGCCAACCTCCGAGGCAGGAACGTCTCTTCGCAACAGTCTGATGCTGATCACGATACGATCGCGTCGAAACTGTTGCTTGACTGCTGGAAAATTTCACGCAATATCCTTACAAACCTTCACAAAT ATCATGAGGACAAATTTATCTTACTTGTCAGTACTGCGACAAATGAGCGAAGAAACTTGA
- the LOC124177746 gene encoding odorant receptor 83a-like has product MPSYLDRNVSVKVSRFYMKVVGIWYAGTEREKRMLNGALIYTIAALVFAFAAMLIDLHHIWGKLHFHDIMENIQLSIMLLSAILKLMIAIARKDAIIDVIIFSEKYFWKVKYDSFGKQVLNECERKGIILLCSLACAVQGTAVFYISRPLITYSGLNDTHRALPFGLYVDLPLAVTPYYEITYTIQCLSIIHSGICFFCFDNLLGILNIHIVGQFKILQHRLETLCDGCMSHVHDESQTNYFETVDVNLPREIFNKNKILRKQIDVVTAGVKKNHSDLSTQTYDELKKCVKQHLFLINYVERLDHVFSPMLFCQMGFSSLLICLTGFQTFVARRRAFMLQLLAAYSQTLIFTWTCNEIITQSMEIANYAFSAKWYTIPDTKERRSIRKGLMMIMMRSRRACYLTAGKFHAVSLQSFMNILGTTSSYLSILRQLSDGTYD; this is encoded by the exons ATGCCGTCTTACCTAGACAGGAATGTCTCAGTCAAAGTTTCACGGTTTTACATGAAAGTTGTCGGAATTTGGTATGCTGGAACAGAACGTGAGAAACGGATGCTGAACGGGGCTCTGATTTACACAATAGCCGCTCTCGTCTTTGCCTTTGCCGCCATGCTAATCGATTTGCATCATATTTGGGGAAAGCTTCAC TTTCACGATATCATGGAAAACATCCAACTGTCGATAATGCTGTTAAGtgcgattttgaaattaatgatCGCAATAGCGCGGAAAGATGCAATTATCGATGTCATcatattttccgaaaaatatttttggaaggTGAAATACGACAGTTTTGGCAAGCAGGTATTAAACGAGTGCGAAAGGAAGGGTATCATTCTGCTGTGCAGTCTGGCATGTGCTGTCCAAGGAACAGCGGTCTTTTACATATCAAGGCCGCTTATAA CATACAGTGGACTAAACGATACTCACAGAGCACTGCCGTTCGGACTTTACGTCGATTTGCCTTTAGCCGTGACACCGTATTACGAGATTACTTACACAATTCAG tGCCTGTCAATCATACACTCAGGAATCTGTTTCTTCTGCTTCGACAATTTGTTGGGTATATTGAACATTCACATCGTTGGTCAGTTTAAAATACTGCAGCACAGACTGGAGACGTTGTGTGACGGATGTATGAGTCACGTGCATGACGAGAGTCAAACGAACTATTTTGAGACGGTGGATGTGAATTTGCCGAGAGAAATCttcaacaaaaataaaattttgagaaagcAAATCGACGTTGTGACGGCTGGAGTGAAGAAGAATCACTCGGATCTCAGTACGCAGACTTACGACGAATTGAAGAAATGCGTAAAACAACATTTGTTCTTAATTAATTACGTCGAAAGACTCGACCACGTCTTCAGCCCGATGCTTTTCTGTCAGATGGGATTTTCCAGCTTATTAATATGTCTGACAGGCTTCCAAACTTTTGTG GCTAGACGTCGAGCATTCATGTTACAACTGCTGGCCGCCTACTCCCAGACCCTAATTTTCACATGGACCTGCAACGAAATAATCACCCAAAGCATGGAAATTGCGAATTATGCATTCAGCGCGAAGTGGTACACGATACCGGATACTAAGGAACGACGGTCCATTCGCAAGGGTTTGATGATGATCATGATGAGATCACGTCGCGCCTGTTATTTGACTGCTGGAAAATTTCACGCCGTATCTTTGCAGTCCTTCATGAAT ATCCTCGGCACAACTTCATCCTACTTATCGATACTGCGTCAGCTGAGCGACGGAACTTACGATTAG
- the LOC124185465 gene encoding odorant receptor 49b-like isoform X1: MKVVGFWYAETKREKGILVATLIYTVAALIFAIAVVGVDLYHIWGDLYEVTEVLAAVIPVISSIIKLSIAIVRRNELIDLIVFSEKNFWNVKYDNFSQRILKQCEKRSIIVLGSMTFTVQGTVISYLIKPLIENYRLNGTDRVLPFRLYVDLPLSVTPYYEITYLIESLSTIHTGIVFLCFDNLLSIFNVHVVAQFKILQHRLETLCDECVHHVSDGIPVTRDPHVAANEKYSEDIIGKNVILKTPTDCVKSRIQENHADLGKTVNDKLKACVKHHLFLFDYIERLEHVFNRMLICQIGVTSCLICFAGFETFLAGRPVFIFHFLGGVFQTLIFTWTCNEISLESAKVGEATFRSKWYLMPTSEAGTSLRNSLMLITIRSRRNCCLTAGKFHAISLQTFTNIMRTNLSYLSVLRQMSEET, encoded by the exons ATGAAGGTTGTTGGTTTTTGGTACGCTGAAACGAAACGTGAAAAAGGGATCCTCGTCGCTACTCTGATTTATACAGTAGCGGCACTTATTTTCGCCATTGCCGTTGTGGGGGTTGATTTATACCATATTTGGGGTGATCTTTAC GAGGTCACGGAAGTTCTCGCCGCCGTCATTCCGGTAATTAGTAGCATTATAAAATTATCTATCGCTATCGTAAGACGAAATGAATTGATCGACTTGATTGTGTTTTCCGAGAAAAACTTCTGGAATGTAAAATACGACAATTTTAGCCAGCGTATACTAAAGCAATGCGAAAAAAGGAGCATCATTGTGCTGGGCAGCATGACCTTTACTGTTCAAGGAACGGTGATCTCTTACTTGATAAAGCCGTTGATCG AAAACTACAGGTTAAATGGCACCGATAGAGTACTGCCGTTCAGGCTTTACGTCGATTTGCCTTTATCTGTGACACCGTACTACGAAATTACTTACTTGATTGAG AGCCTGTCTACCATACATACGGGAATTGTTTTCCTCTGCTTCGACAACTTGCTGAGTATATTCAACGTACACGTCGTTGCacaattcaaaattttgcagCATAGATTAGAGACGTTGTGTGATGAATGTGTACACCATGTAAGTGATGGGATTCCAGTGACTCGGGATCCTCATGTAGcagcgaatgaaaaatattcggaGGACATTATTGGCAAAAACGTTATTTTGAAAACACCGACCGATTGTGTAAAATCTAGAATACAGGAAAACCATGCGGATCTCGGTAAAACAGTGAACGATAAGTTGAAGGCATGCGTAAAGCACCATTTATTCCTGTTCGATTACATCGAAAGACTGGAACACGTCTTCAATCGGATGCTTATTTGTCAGATAGGAGTGACTAGTTGCCTCATATGCTTCGCAggattcgaaacttttttg GCTGGACGCCcggtattcatttttcactttttgggGGGTGTCTTCCAAACCCTTATTTTTACTTGGACCTGCAACGAAATAAGCCTCGAAAGTGCGAAAGTTGGCGAAGCTACATTTCGGTCCAAGTGGTACTTGATGCCAACCTCCGAGGCAGGAACGTCTCTTCGCAACAGTCTGATGCTGATCACGATACGATCGCGTCGAAACTGTTGCTTGACTGCTGGAAAATTTCACGCAATATCCTTACAAACCTTCACAAAT ATCATGAGGACAAATTTATCTTACTTGTCAGTACTGCGACAAATGAGCGAAGAAACTTGA
- the LOC124175229 gene encoding glutathione S-transferase 1-1-like, which produces MSLDLYYTPFSPPSRAVLLASEAIGISLNCINVDLFSGEQLKPEYEQLNPQKTVPLLIDGDFKLAESRAIMIYLVNAYGKNDRLYPKNPAARAVVNQRLYFDMGHLYKSISEYFYPVLFMGATTHDPAKYDNLTSAYEILDKLLDGQDYVAGRNLTLADLSIVASVSTADALNFHHKKYGNVSRWYERVKRSAPGYRKVNADGAEIMKQFLKDPEA; this is translated from the exons ATGTCACTTGACTTGTATTACACACCATTCAGTCCCCCGAGCCGTGCAGTGCTGCTGGCATCCGAGGCGATTGGAATTTCCCTCAACTGTATAAACGTCGATTTGTTCAGCGGTGAACAACTTAAACCAGAATACGAGCAG TTGAATCCGCAAAAGACGGTCCCGCTCTTGATCGATGGCGACTTCAAGCTAGCCGAAAG TCGAGCCATCATGATTTACCTGGTGAACGCGTACGGTAAAAACGACAGACTTTACCCGAAGAATCCAGCTGCACGTGCTGTTGTAAACCAGCGTCTTTATTTCGACATGGGCCATCTGTACAAGAGTATCTCGGAATATTTT TACCCAGTTCTTTTTATGGGAGCTACAACGCACGATCCGGCAAAGTACGATAATTTGACTTCGGCTTACGAAATCTTGGACAAATTGTTGGACGGCCAAGATTATGTAGCAGGGCGGAATTTGACTCTGGCTGATTTGTCCATCGTAGCGTCGGTGTCAACCGCTGAT GCGCTTAATTTTCATCACAAAAAATACGGAAACGTTAGCCGATGGTACGAACGAGTGAAACGATCCGCACCAGGGTACCGGAAAGTCAATGCTGATGGAGCCGAAATTATGAAGCAATTTCTAAAGGATCCAGAAGCGTAA